GCATGTTGTCAGCATGTCTGTGGAACCAGAACCAACCAACGAGGACCAGCCGCTCCATCACAACTCTCGTGTAGCTGAGAGCCGAGATCACGGAGACGCCGCCACATTAAAGACTCACAGTtacacagacaaacagtgttttaaatgtgaCACATGTGGGAAATGTTTTCAGTACAAGTCCAAATTGCACACACATCTGAGAGTCCACACGGGTGAGAAACTGTACCCGTGTAACATCTGCGGGAGGAAATTTAGCGACATGACAACAGTGAAAAGGCACATGAGAACACACACGGGCGAGAAGCCGTATCCGTGTAACACGTGCGAGAAAAGGTTCTCCCAGCTGTGCGTGTTAAAACGGCATctaagaacacacacaggtgagaagccgtatcCATGTAACACCTGCGGGAGAAGATTTAGTGACATGACAACAGTGAAAAGACATATAAGGACACACACGGGTGAGAAGCCGTAcccatgtaacacttgtgagaaaagatttTCTCAGCCGTGGGTGTTAAACCTGCATATGACGGTGCACACGGGTGAGAAACCGTATACCTGCAACACCTGCGGGAAAGGATTCTGTCGAATGGCGCACTTGAAAAAGCACACAAGAGTCCACACGGGTGAGAAGCCGTACTCgtgtaacacttgtgagaagAGATTCTGTAAGATGGAAGCTTTAAAACTGCACACGAGAATCCACACGGGGGAGGATCCGTATcacaaaactgcaaaactgGAGGAAGAGAATTCAGATTTAGTTATCAGTTGAAGATCGTACGCGGCGGGAAAAGATCAGTCAGATATCAGATTAGAAAAGGAACATAagaatcaatcaatttttatttatatagcgccgtatcacaacagaagtcatctcaaggcacttttcacatagagtagGTCAAGacctttaatttacagagacccaacaattcccccatgagcagcagcaggaaaaactcccctttaacgggtagaaacctcaagcagaccccggctcttggtgggcggccatctgctttgaccggttgggttgagagagaaagaaagagagagggaaagggggaggggggacagaagagcaacaatcacaacaacaacaacaacaagcacaagcagcaacagacagggaaggatgccatcaggactgtgaaggactcAGGTTTTCCTGAATTCATTCAGATTCAGAGAAACTGgcactttgtttcctctttttgttcttcatacttgtttatgtgtttgtgattgttttcaATAAAGGTGAGAAAATTAAATCCTTTCCTAAAGAGTCTGTTCTGTTCAAAACGAACGACGCAGAGCGTAAATGTCTCCCAGTAGTTCCAGAGTTCAGTCAAAACTCTGACTGGTTTATGTCGAATTAAACGCAGTGAAAACCGATTTTTAATCGATCTTCCATCAGTTGAGTCTATTTAGTGcttatttatgtttgtattcACTGTAAGACAAAGCAAGTTTATAAGTGTAACAACTTTTATAAACATATAAAGGCAttaagagaagaaataaaaagaaactcaaggacatttaattaaattaaaatcagtGCCAGAGTTGCAGCAGAGCTCCAGTTCTACATGTGGAGCAGAAAAACTGAACGTTGCTGCTTCTTATGTAGAAAAAGAAGTGAACGTGAACAGTTTTTCTCTGACTCGCACGACTTTTACATGATCTCCATCACAGGTTCCCAGAGCTGGATGGTTtctaatggatggatggagtaAACAGAGTAAACAAGTACCTAGAATTGTTCTTACTTCTTAatgtaatgaataaatataactCCTCTGCTTGTCCTTGGGCCAGTTAACGAATGATCCGATCAATCCTTGTCCTGGATAGTGCGTTTATTTTCCAGAGGGGTAAAAGATGAACCACGTTAACCCATTTATAAcctcacatttctctctctgctgaccTTTCAATCTAATGTAAACGCAGTGGAAGAGAGTAGTTTTACTCATCATACAgagctgcttgaaagtttgtgaaccctttaagaatttgctctatttctgcataaatgtgacctaaaacatgatcagatttccactcaagtcctaaaactagataaagagacatcagttaaacaaatgagacaaaaactttacacttgttcatttatttattgaggaaaatgatccaatgttgcgtgtttgtgtgtgaggcaacagtatgtgaacctctgggattatcaattcatttgaaggggaaattagagtcgggtgtttcaatcaatgggatgacaatccagtgtgagtctgggaggccctgccttatttaaagaagagaaatctggatcttcactgtcaaactctgagcttcacaacacaggtttgtggaagtgtgtcatggttcaaacaaaggagatttctgaggaccttagaagaagagttgttgatgctcaccaggctggaaaaggttacaaaaccatttccgaagagtttggactccaacAGTCGACTGTCAGACAGATCatgtacaaattgaagacatccaacagcactgttaccctccccaggagtggtcgaacaacaaagatcacaccaagagcaggtgtgtaatagtccaggaggccccaacggaccccagggtaacgtctaggaaactaaaggtctctcttgcagtggctacagtcgatgttaatgagtccaccatcaggagaacattgaacatcaatggtgttcatggcagagttgcaaggagaaaCCCACTActctccaaacagaacattgctgccgtctaCGGTTCACTGAAGACCACGTagagccagaaggtgattggaacaatgttctgtggatggatgagaccattacgtttggtgatgagcaaacactgcattccagcgTAAGAACCTGAACCCATTAGTGAAACACGGTGGTGGtggtatcatggtttgggctgctttgctgcctctgaaccaggacagcttgcaatcattgatggagctgtGAGTTCTGAGTCGTACCAGCAAATcctacaggaaaatgtcaagatatccgtctgtgaactgaagctcaacagaaactgggtcatgcagtaagacaacgacACTAAAACGACAagtcgttctaccaaagaaCGGTTAGAGCAGAGGAAAGATGATGTTTtggagtcaaagtcctgaccttaatcctaaagaaatgctgtggaaggacctgaagcagacAGTTCATGGTGAGAAGCCCACCAGCATCCCTGAGCTGAGACTGTTCTGTGAGGAGGAACGggctgatgtgcagagctgataaacagttactggaaacgtttggttgaagttatcGCTGTATAAGgaggtcacaccagttactgaaagcaaggctTCACATACTGTTGCctcccacaaatatgtaagattggataattttcctcaataaataaatgaaaaaaaagatttttttgtctcatttgtttaattgggttcactttgtctagttttaggacttgtttaaatatctgatcacattttaggttaaattcatgcagaaatacagaaaattctttCAAGCAGCTCTGTATCACTGcttaacaaaacacacaaatgtcatTCAACATTCAAGTTTGATGTGAGagtttatcatcatcattttttatgtttgtaaccCATAAACCTAATTTTTTATAACAGGTGTCTCCATAAATAACCTCCTGAATCCCTGCATGGCAGTAGTGAGTAGTACTGTAGTTCTGACGCTACAGTACTCCACGCTTTAGATCATactctttaaaaaatatatgataaaaCGATGTCTTAATTACTTCCTAACACTTTATCTGCCTGCTGTAAAACTACAGACTTACTGATTAGCTTGTGTTCTTTGAAAGACTTAAGCGACATAAAACCCCAAAACACGTCACCGTCCCGCTGGTTCACTGGATCAAGATGAAGTTGAACCTCATCAGCTCGTGTTGAACTGTGTTTATCTGCTGCGGTTCAGTCTGACACACCGCTGGATGAAGATCATTGGATCAAACCTCATCTTTTAGGGTTCGATCCCGACTCTGTCTGACAGAAACCGTTCAAAATATCTTTCGTGTAGCTTAAATTAAACCTACGTGTTTCTAGATAACTTGATTTAGCTCCTGAATCTGCAGTTTtaacagtatttgtatttgtgtgagtaACAGGATTCTCTGTTTAATCAAGAGAGTCTCAGTGAGCTCTGATAAAAAAACCTCCACACTCTCACAGGACCATAACTCCTGTACAGGAAGTCCTCCCCCcttgacaggaagtgatgtcacatgTTGGactgatatacacacacaccacagaagTGAACAGACAGGTTCTTGCAGGAGAGCTGAGAACAGATCTGCGGTCAGAACAAAGATCATCAGAGATGAGACCAaagacgctgctgctgctgctgctcggctCGCTGCTCGCCGCTCTGGGTGAGAAACAACCGTTTAACCTGTTTTACAGTCGGAAATGTTTGAGTGTTGTTCAGACTCAGTTTGAGTTTATTTCACTTCCTGGTTCCTCAGTTTACAAACCACATCGCTTCTTTAGActtccttctttcttctgtCGAACAAATTTATTGTATATCTACAAACCTTGATGAAGATTCGTGTTGTTCTGCTATAAATTCACTAAATTATTTCACCTGAACAGAACCtgagctttttgtttttgtggttgtcTGCACCGTTTAAACAAGCAAAACTTCCTGgatcttgttttttattgtttatatatatagtttCACTTCTTAAGCATTTGCTCACAGCAGTTTTTGAAAAtgatcaaacacaaaacaggagacaaaagacagataaaacacaagTAAATGATGTTTAACCTTCATTTTCTGATTCATTTTGTTGATTGAAGgtaatttatttcattcactGCCTTTAATCTGCGTCTCTGTAACCGACCAAAAGAATAAAGTCTTCagggtttatttttattaataagtGTAAAGAACAATCTGAAAActgcttgttgtttgtttgcttgtgtccaaagtaacagtatttttaaaaatcagtggtggaaactAACTaggtacatttattcaagtactgtatatAAGTACAGTTTGACTACGTTTTGCTGATGATACTTTTACTGTCGgaaggatttttcatgcaggacttttctCAGAAGTTTGTGTCTTGGAGCTGCTTTTACGCTcctgaaacatattttattatcttgtGTAGACGAGATAATAATAAGTGTTTGTTTCATCTCActggcaaaaataaaaattcttcAGTTTGACTCACAAACCTGAGAGTAAAAAGTGTAAATAAatgtcagagagctgcagagttcaGAGTAGATGAAGTGAAGTCGCATCAGTATCGGAGTGTAAAGTTTGTCCTGTCGGTGGTGAAACAGGTTTAACGAACTTTATCGAGACAGATTATTAACAGAGCTGAACGTcgttcttcttctcctgcagaGGCGAGGTCAGCGGCAGGCAGCCATCATGGCCGCTCCATGCCCGGATCTCCGTTCAACATCAGCACGAACGACCGCGGCCTGGAGCAGGTCGTCCTCAACGCCACCTGCTCCTTCAACAAACAAACGAACGACGCCTTCCTCTTCAGACCGTCCGCCATCCACAGAGCTCAGCGGCAGGTACGACAGCAAACACCTGGACCAATAGTGTGCACTCAtgcgtggggggggggggggggggggtcaaagAAAGAAGAATTCAACAGAAATTCAGTTTCAATCCTCTACTTCTGTCTCCTCCAGAGTCACGTGATTCAGATCCggaactgttagcctagcttagcacaaagactggaaacctTTATTTTCTAACTTAAGTCTGAATTAAGTCACAGTTTCTCCCCTGAGATGGAgtcaattaataataattaatgaaaaggtttttaattaattttttgcaGGATTAAGCGACTGTTATCCcctaaataaaagtttttaagATATAAAACACCATAAAGTTGATCAAATTTAGTAATTTTTTGAGGTCAGAcaataaaatagtaaataaaataatgattttttttgtgttacaacatttatgtttgtacatctgatcaataaacaaaTTCAACATGAACATCAGACAGCTGACTGTAGTGGATGTGGTAGTGTAGGTGGATTGTTCTCTTGTGATGGAGCTATGCTAACAGTTtccccttgcttccagtctttgtgctaagctaggctaacagtttccccttgcttccagtctttgtgctaagctaggctaacagtttccccttgcttccagtctttgtgctaagctaggctaacagtttccccctgctttcagtctttgtgctaagcttgGCTAACAGTTTTCCCCTGCTTCCAATCTTtgagctaagctaggctaacagtttccccttgcttccagtctttgtgctaagctaggctaacagtttccccttgcttccagtctttgtgctaagctaggctaacagtttccccttgcttccagtctttgtgctaagctaggctaacagtttccccctgctttcagtctttgtgctaagcttgGCTAACAGTTTTCCCCTGCTTCCAATCTTtgagctaagctaggctaacggtttccccctgctttcagtctttgtgctaagctaggctaacggtttcctcctgctttcagtctttgtgctaaactagGCTAACggtttccccctgcttccagtcgttgtgctaagctaggctaacagtttccccctgctttcagtctttgtgctaagctaggctaacagtttccccctgctttcagtctttgtgctaagctaggctaacagtttccccctgctttcagtcgttgtgctaagctaggctaaccacataCAGGTGTTCTCTGTactaaacacacagagatgaaaataatctgaaacatatgtgtgtgtgtgtgtgtgcgtgtgcgtgtgtgtgcgtcagATTGTTAAGGGGATTCGGTACATCGTAGATTTGGAGATTTCCAGAACCGTCTGCCGTAAACgagaacacaacaacaacaatctgaCCGACTGTGACTTTCAGCCGGAGGGTCTCCTGCACCAGGTGAGTGTGAGCAGGTTTCAGTCTGCTGACTGCGGATCAATAAACTGATTGGTAGATAACAAATAAATGTTACATTACTTAATGAGTTTAGTTTCAGTGTTCAGATGTCGGCAGTCCTCAAAGACACAGCAGAAGTAataatttacagttaattaacagtgaaaacgtctttatatctgcttataactacattatagtttGTTATAAATATGAAGAAACTCATGAATCTTAAATAAGGAGACGTAGTCGTGAGGTACGGAGGCTCGTTCCtgccaagaaaagaaaaaaatagatgaaaagttggtaatgatataaaaagtaaaattatgaGATTGAATGTGCGTAAACATGAATGTTGTTTAACGGTTCGTCTTTGTTTTCCAGACGTTTCAGTGTCACTTTGAAGTTTGGGTCGTTCCCTGGAAACA
This genomic stretch from Thunnus albacares chromosome 14, fThuAlb1.1, whole genome shotgun sequence harbors:
- the LOC122996657 gene encoding cystatin-F — protein: MSHVGLIYTHTTEVNRQVLAGELRTDLRSEQRSSEMRPKTLLLLLLGSLLAALEARSAAGSHHGRSMPGSPFNISTNDRGLEQVVLNATCSFNKQTNDAFLFRPSAIHRAQRQIVKGIRYIVDLEISRTVCRKREHNNNNLTDCDFQPEGLLHQTFQCHFEVWVVPWKHEMNNLVFLCKP